From the Taeniopygia guttata chromosome 20, bTaeGut7.mat, whole genome shotgun sequence genome, one window contains:
- the OSER1 gene encoding oxidative stress-responsive serine-rich protein 1 isoform X2 has translation MMKSEAKDGEEESLQTAFKKLRVDTAGSVKKPSRGVVRTQRRRRSKSPILHPPKFIHCSTKAHSTCSQLVQKSQADAQEDSSGFGMPVPKEACAHEHCIVALDVGQKGTEESLGVSVAHLTAENTQENSPAAASPVSRTSLKTTELSDFQSMSKLNTSEPCACADKTCQCKLWQDMEVYKFSGLQNTLPLAPDRTVSEDHSQPLPSRTPSSSPRSCSEQARAFVDDVTIEDLSGYMEYYLYIPKKMSHMAEMMYT, from the exons ATGATGAAATCAGAAGCTAAGGATGGAGAAGAGGAAAGCCTGCAGACAGCATTCAAAAAGCTGAGAGTTGACACAGCTGG GTCTGTGAAGAAGCCCTCGAGAGGAGTTGTGAGAACCCAGCGTCGCAGGCGTTCCAAATCTCCAATTCTTCATCCTCCAAAGTTTATCCATTGCAGCACAAAAGCACATTCCACGTGCAGCCAGCTGGTGCAGAAGAGCCAGGCTGATGCCCAGGAGGACAGCAGTGGGTTTGGGATGCCAGTCCCAAAGGAAGCTTGTGCACACGAACACTGCATCGTTGCTCTGGATGTTGGCCAGAAGGGAACTGAGGAGTCTTTAGGAGTTTCTGTTGCACACTTGACAGCGGAGAACACACAGGAGaactctccagctgcagcttctccagtgTCCAGAACAAGCCTAAAGACTACAGAGCTTTCTGACTTCCAGTCTATGTCCAAGCTGAACACGAGTGAGCCGTGTGCATGTGCAGATAAAACCTGTCAGTGCAAACTGTGGCAAGATATGGAAGTGTACAAATTCTCTGGCTTGCAGAACACCCTCCCACTGGCACCTGATAGAACGGTTTCTGAGGATCACTCCCAGCCTTTGCCATCAAGAACTCCCTCAAGTTCTCCACGCTCTTGCTCTGAGCAAGCCAGGGCCTTTGTGGATGATGTGACAATTGAAGATCTTTCGGGATACATGGAGTATTACTTGTATATTCCAAAGAAAATGTCTCACATGGCAGAAATGATGTAcacctga
- the OSER1 gene encoding oxidative stress-responsive serine-rich protein 1 isoform X1 gives MMKSEAKDGEEESLQTAFKKLRVDTAGCTTSLSVGDGTSPRAIVRTVADETKPKNVCASKETWHGSVKKPSRGVVRTQRRRRSKSPILHPPKFIHCSTKAHSTCSQLVQKSQADAQEDSSGFGMPVPKEACAHEHCIVALDVGQKGTEESLGVSVAHLTAENTQENSPAAASPVSRTSLKTTELSDFQSMSKLNTSEPCACADKTCQCKLWQDMEVYKFSGLQNTLPLAPDRTVSEDHSQPLPSRTPSSSPRSCSEQARAFVDDVTIEDLSGYMEYYLYIPKKMSHMAEMMYT, from the exons ATGATGAAATCAGAAGCTAAGGATGGAGAAGAGGAAAGCCTGCAGACAGCATTCAAAAAGCTGAGAGTTGACACAGCTGG ATGTACCACTTCTCTCTCTGTGGGTGATGGGACAAGTCCCAGAGCAATAGTTAGAACAGTGGCAGATGAAACAAAACCTAAGAATGTGTGTGCTTCTAAGGAAACCTGGCATGG GTCTGTGAAGAAGCCCTCGAGAGGAGTTGTGAGAACCCAGCGTCGCAGGCGTTCCAAATCTCCAATTCTTCATCCTCCAAAGTTTATCCATTGCAGCACAAAAGCACATTCCACGTGCAGCCAGCTGGTGCAGAAGAGCCAGGCTGATGCCCAGGAGGACAGCAGTGGGTTTGGGATGCCAGTCCCAAAGGAAGCTTGTGCACACGAACACTGCATCGTTGCTCTGGATGTTGGCCAGAAGGGAACTGAGGAGTCTTTAGGAGTTTCTGTTGCACACTTGACAGCGGAGAACACACAGGAGaactctccagctgcagcttctccagtgTCCAGAACAAGCCTAAAGACTACAGAGCTTTCTGACTTCCAGTCTATGTCCAAGCTGAACACGAGTGAGCCGTGTGCATGTGCAGATAAAACCTGTCAGTGCAAACTGTGGCAAGATATGGAAGTGTACAAATTCTCTGGCTTGCAGAACACCCTCCCACTGGCACCTGATAGAACGGTTTCTGAGGATCACTCCCAGCCTTTGCCATCAAGAACTCCCTCAAGTTCTCCACGCTCTTGCTCTGAGCAAGCCAGGGCCTTTGTGGATGATGTGACAATTGAAGATCTTTCGGGATACATGGAGTATTACTTGTATATTCCAAAGAAAATGTCTCACATGGCAGAAATGATGTAcacctga